The Dyadobacter sandarakinus DNA window ATGTGTGCTTTAACAACTTGCCTGTTTTCCTGGTAGGAAATGGCGGCGGCTACGGCTATGGGATCATGGGCAGCAGCCACCATGCTATTGAAGACCTGGCTGTACTCAGCGGCATGCAGAATGCACAAGTATGGGTACCGGGATTTTCGGATGAAGTAGGTGAAATTGTACATACCATCAGCGGGGAAGGCCGGCCGGCTTACCTCAGACTGGGAGCAGGCAAGGTAACACCTGCCAACAGCTTTGTGTCGGGCTCATTTAAAGTGATTCATCAGTCTCCCGTGGCAGAAATCACCATTTTCGCGCTGGGCCCGGTGGCAAACAATGTGCTTAATGCACTGACCCTGGCAGAAGATTTGAGTCAGAAAGTGAACGTGATCACTGCCCTTCGCTTTCCGCTTGAACTGACAGCCGACATCACGAAACTCATTTCCGCAACGCCTCACCTCCTGGTGGTCGAAGAACATATCAGCATCGGCGGGCTGGCGCAGCAGTTATCGATTCAGCTGCTTGAAAAAGGCATTGCCCCGAAAAGCTTCCGGAGCCTGCGTGCACAGGGCTACCCGGACGGACTGTACGGAAGCCAGGGTTTTCACCAGAAAAAATCAGGACTGGATGCGAATTCGATTCTTGAACAGCTTAGCCAAATTCTGACTCCGGCATGACAAAAAAGGCTTTTACAA harbors:
- a CDS encoding transketolase family protein, producing MRKEFSNAMEQLAMEDDSIVFITGDLGYNALENLQEKLGRRFINAGVAEQNMVGVAAGFAHKGYKVFCYSIAPFIVYRCLEQFRNDVCFNNLPVFLVGNGGGYGYGIMGSSHHAIEDLAVLSGMQNAQVWVPGFSDEVGEIVHTISGEGRPAYLRLGAGKVTPANSFVSGSFKVIHQSPVAEITIFALGPVANNVLNALTLAEDLSQKVNVITALRFPLELTADITKLISATPHLLVVEEHISIGGLAQQLSIQLLEKGIAPKSFRSLRAQGYPDGLYGSQGFHQKKSGLDANSILEQLSQILTPA